One region of Rana temporaria chromosome 11, aRanTem1.1, whole genome shotgun sequence genomic DNA includes:
- the LOC120916933 gene encoding mRNA decay activator protein ZFP36L2-A-like: MDLQGETKMFEINSLDNFSSSSSPLDEEFLAFSSGAHKTGFSLLRYKTELCNSYSENGFCAYQNRCQFAHGLSDLRPPFQHPKYKTELCRSFHLLGVCSYGPRCLFIHSHSERREVPETIRLRQRRLSPFHSKKVCRLWHSLTGCPYGSRCLFQHPRQMQDACRHYAALGVCPYGVHCLFKHSPPLDRWGTGTDAGSGSLSPSESDSDTCNDLFRDSTANNAFKFSTLLLPLALRLQILGEEDNKSVMQQIVADEKTQDLHTLLDC; the protein is encoded by the exons ATGGACCTGCAGGGGGAGACAAAG ATGTTTGAAATCAACAGTCTGGATAACTTCTCTTCTTCAAGCTCTCCTTTGGATGAAGAATTCCTGGCTTTCTCCAGTGGCGCACACAAAACAGGATTCTCCTTGCTACGTTATAAAACTGAACTGTGCAATAGTTATTCAGAAAATGGATTCTGTGCCTACCAAAACCGTTGCCAATTTGCCCATGGCCTAAGTGACCTCCGCCCACCATTCCAGCATCCAAAATACAAGACTGAACTGTGCCGTTCATTCCACCTCCTTGGAGTCTGCAGCTATGGCCCACGCTGCCTGTTTATCCATAGCCACAGTGAGCGGAGGGAAGTGCCCGAAACCATTCGCCTTCGCCAACGGCGCCTGTCTCCCTTCCACAGCAAGAAAGTATGTCGCCTTTGGCATTCGCTCACAGGCTGCCCTTATGGGTCTAGGTGCCTCTTTCAGCACCCTCGGCAGATGCAGGATGCTTGTCGGCACTACGCTGCACTGGGCGTTTGTCCTTATGGTGTTCACTGTCTCTTTAAGCACTCGCCACCTCTAGACCGCTGGGGAACGGGAACCGATGCAGGAAGTGGATCCCTTTCACCCTCCGAATCGGACAGTGACACCTGCAACGACCTTTTCAGGGACTCCACTGCTAATAATGCTTTTAAGTTTTCCACCCTCCTTTTACCGCTTGCACTACGTCTGCAGATCCTGGGAGAAGAGGACAACAAATCTGTAATGCAGCAGATTGTCGCAGATGAGAAAACGCAGGATCTGCATACTCTACTTGACTGCTAA